From the Sebastes fasciatus isolate fSebFas1 chromosome 9, fSebFas1.pri, whole genome shotgun sequence genome, the window AGAGACAAAGAAATAGAAAAGGATGACTCTACATTGTGTTTATGCCTGTTATACCTTGTACAGTGCTTTAAGTGTTCTTTTTTATATGCatattttgtgctgaccattcAGTGAAGAGCTGAGGTGAGTTAAGAGTTATGGCAACAACGCGCGCTCCCTGAGACGGTGGGTTGGACCAAGTTGTCCTGACGATCTTCTCCATCTGAGACAGAATTCGCTTCAGGTTGTCTGCATCGCGAGCCACAACGGTCAGGTTGCCCACACGCTCATCTGACGGAACAAATATGTgtcaaatataaaacaatattgtAGCTACTACTTTATTTTAACTGTAGGTGGCGACATTGACATATCTACATCTACTGTACTTGAGTTTCAGCTACATGCTATGTtgatcatatacagtattttgtcATGTTTGATTACGACAATCTAAAATTGGGGCTTATCTTTTATTGTACTACACTTTGTGACCGCGATTGTGATTATGAACAGTACAAAGAACATCAGTCTTCATCACTCTGTTGCAAGCAAGTGATGTACAACTTAATGCACCCGGGGGTCACTCACTGTAGAGGCCAAAGTTCTTGGAGAACGACTGGGCGCAGAACATTTCAAAGCCCATGGAGACAAAGTAGCGGACCGCCCAGGCATCTTTATCCAGATTGCCCGAGGCGAATCCCTGATAAGCCGAGTCAAAGAACACAAACAGCTTCCTCCTCTGGAAGAGAACGGATAAAAGTTCAAAGAATCATTGTACTGTGATAAACATTAAACTGACACTCGTGTTAGTGGAGATAGTTGAGTAAACAGTACAGACAATGAGTTGGTTTGTAATTGTGTGCAACCCATATGTGTGTAATACCATCATAATTTCGGCAATCTGCATCCATTGCTCCTGTGTGGGGTCTGTGCCAGTTGGATTATGGGCACAGGCATGCAGGACAAAGACGGAGCGCTCTGGACAACTCTGGgaaacagagaagaaaaaaaataagtacagTAAACTCCTCAtgaaaatgaccaaaatgaaGTAGTACCAGAGTCCCCATCGCACACTGCTTACCTCCAGGTCTCCAAGGAAACCAGCCGAATCGAGGCCCCTCTTCTCTGCGTCCCAGTACTTGTATGGACGGACGTCCTCAAAGCCAGCATTTGCGAATACAGCATTGTGATTTTCTGAAACAAACAGTAAGAAAAACTCTGATACCAGTgttctcattttattgtttatatttcccCTAGTTATCAAAGgtaaatgttgttttattgaTGCTGATAACAAATCAATATCGCTGATAAGTTGCAgcctatataaataaaacttcACTCTACATCTGCAGTCTAAAGTCTAGTCAATCTAAAGTCTATAGTGAGTTTATATAAGTCTCTGTAAAGGAATCAAAGATCAAAGTCCTTAAATGAGGAGCTACTTTCAATGTCCATTTCATTTCTACTccactgtttgtttgtgtgtatgcatggGTGTACCCCAGGTAGGTGCGGACACATAGATGGGCGTTTTGGTGTTGTTGTTTCCATTGTAGAAACGCCTGAGAAATTCTGCACCCATCTTCAAAGCACCTGTACCACCCAGACACTGGACAGCCCCCACCTGGCAGTGATAGAAACAGTtagtttaaattagggctgtcaaaagttaacgcgattttaacgcgttaatgcaaatttgttttaacttcactaatttctttaatgcaatcaatctttctgaggttgtagcgggctcagttttaaaactagagtgaaggtactggcatcaaatgaaactagaaaacctaaaccatgtcatactagcttgtcgagaaggttaaaaaaaaggttaaacaaCGCTCTGaacttgcactacattttggcaaggaaaaactgtcatggccattttcagagggttgaaaatgggttttatgggtacccacgagtctcacctttacagacatgccaactttatgataatcacatgcagtttagggcaagtcatagtcaagtcagcacactgacacactgacagctgttgttgcctgttgggctgcagtttgtcatgttatgttttgagcatacagtatattctttatgctaaatgcagtacctgcgagggtttctggacaatatcttgttttgtgttgttaattgatttccaataatacatatatacagacatttgcctaaagcaagcatatttgcccatacaccatgttgataagagtattaaatacttgacaaatctccctttaaggtacattttgaagagataaaaatgtgcgattaatcatggacaatcatgcaattaattgtgattaaatattttaaaacgattgacagccctagtttaaatgtaaaaatattttttaaaaactagaCATTGTGTGGTCTTTTACTACACATACCCTGTTCTCCTGGATGGCAGGACTGTCATCTCCCAGTGCGATCTTAGAGGCCGAGGATCTGAAGTCAGGCAGGCCCAGGATGGGCAGGTACTCATGGTTCAGGCTGTCATCATGCACAATGACCTTTTCAACTTTTTTCACAACTGGCAAAACCCATGGCTTGCCCTCATCTGTCCGGTAGGCTGCGAGAAACAATTTAAGGAAACCAATATTATACAAAAAAGTGGAGGAAAGAGTGAAGCCTTAATATATTGCCTAATTATTTAAGATAGCATCAGGAAACCTGGGTCATACAACAGGAATGTTACACACTGACCCTGAAAAGATCACTTATATACTGTAAACAGACATGCACTTTCATCTCTCTGTTGAGTGTTTTAGCCAGCTGAACTCCATATCACCACCTGATAAGGGCTAAAGTATACAATAGCCATTTTTATCTTCAGAACAGAGACCATCAACTTGCTTTGCAAGTCACTAATACGTTTCAGGTTAAATAGCATCTacagtgagtttttttttttcatccactgGCATGAAATATACGATTacttggtctataaaatgtcaaacagtGAAAAATGTAAATCACGAGTTGCTAAAGCcccatgaaataaaaataagatttttttaaaaagcagcaaGTCCTCATCATTGAGAAGCTGACACCAGttactttttgtcattttgctgaTTTATTTTCTATCAATCTACTTGTTTCAGGTCTACGCATGACGTTTAATTTACTAAATATTATGTGGCCTATATTTCCCAGCTGCCCAGTAGCTGATGACCATCTGCAGCGCTGTGTGTCTTGCAGAGAGAAGGGGATTATAAGGCCTCAGCTAATGTACTAATCATGGGACTCTCGTCCTGCCGTGCAGTGCCATTAACACACAGCCACAACAGAGCTAAGCAATGTTTCTCACACTGTTCCTTTGCAATGTAAGCAGCAAGGATTACTACTTTCAATAAGATTAACACTGAAAACGGTTGTTCTGCGGACTGAAATGTGCCATTTGCTTGCTTTAGGAGAGAAGCAGGACTAAGCCATACATATTTAAACTACTGCCAGTGGCTTGTTCTTGTAGCATAAGGGAACAGTAATCCAATCGACTCCTTAGTGCACACAGTGAGAGGGTATTGTGCAGAGTTGCACGCAGCAAGAGGGAGAAAGGAAGGAAACCAGAGAGGACAGGGACAAATGATACCACTCTTTGTGCTACACTATTACATAACGAGGATACATTATCAACACAGCTGCAATCAGTAGTTGGTGTGTAATGACTGAACAGCAAGTCACATGGGCAGATTAATCAATCACTTTACTCTCAATGGGGTCTGATGAAACCGAGTGAGTCAATTCTCAAGACAGTTATCTtcataataaaaattaaataatgtcATTATAATATCTGACACAGCTTTAACATTACAGATAGATAACACTAGTTATGCTACAATTGTGACACCAAAATCTGTGCCCCGTAAGATTCTGCGACGGCTGATGAAATACTGTAGGCTATAGACCTTTttaacagcagacattttgatctgtcacagtaggaaaagcacaggtgtatttaaaggtcccatattgtaaaaagtgagattttcaggtcttttacattataaaacaggtttaagtgctatataaatactgttaaactccccaaaaaaaatctcaacactcaatatacggagaaatacacacagcacgtattcagaaattgtacgtttgaaacaagccgttaggatttctgtccatttgtgatgtcacaaatatacaatatatagatcacccggttttaaacataaacatactaaatgtgtcccagtttatccctgttgcagtgtatgtaaataacatcagctgacaggaagtaaacatggacccaaactgttgcctagcaactcaattctgttgcaattccgttgatgcactaaaacggagcatttcagacagagggtaaatacaggtatattcaagcagacagcacgagaaaaatatatatttttttaatattacagcatgtaaacatgttctagtagaaacataaaatacaagtatgaacctgaaaatgggcataatatgggacctttaataacattaatgatggttGCATCCcatttttaatgttatcaatgttcacctgtgtttttcctactatgacagtcaacatgtctgctgtgaaaaacgCCTACTGATCACCAGACTGGCTGTACATTTATGCTGTCAAAGCTATCAaattttgtgttcaaaacatataTACTTACATATCTGAATACTGTATTAGGGGGTAAGAATTTGGAGTTAAAAGCTGGCTAACAGTTATGAGAATTTGTGTCAATAAAAGGCAGCATAATTTGGCAATTGCTATCAAATATGTGGCCactatcttaaaggtcccatatcgtgctcattttctactagaacatgtttacacactttaatgtttaaaaaaaactttattttcctcatactgtctgcctgaatatgcctgtatttaccctctgtctgaaacgctccgttttagtgcatttcaacagaattgcaacagaattgtgttgctaggcaacagtttgggtccatgtttacttcctgtcagctgatgttatttacatacactgcaacaggaaataaactgggacacatttagaatgtttacgtttaaaaacgtgtaatggtctaaatattgtatatttgtgacatcacaaatggacagaaattcaaacggcttgtttcaaacgcacaatttctgaatacgggctgtgtgtttctccgtgtattgagcgttttgatagtttcacagtatttatagagcacttaaacctgctttaaaatatataaaagacatgaaaatctcactttttacaatatgggacctttaaaacatggACACTGGTGAAATTAGGAGAAATTCCTAAACAGGTAACAGAATCTTATGGGTCTAAGAACTAGTTATAACACCGGCTTCAGCTAATATTATTATAAGCATAATAAGCACCTGGCTGGCTAACATATGAGAATTTGTGTCAATAAAGGAAGCATAATTTGGCAATTGCTATCAAATATAGTGGCCACTATCATAAAACATGGACACCTGTGAAATTAGGAGAAATTCCTAAACAAGTTACAGAATCTTAAGGGTCTAACAATTAGTTATAACACCTGCTAATATTATTAATAGCATAATAAGCTACCTCAGGCTGGCTGGTTGCTCCAGGATACCGTTACCATGGCTAGTGATGTCACTGGCTACACTGGCTTACTGTGGACAACTCACCTCCCACTCCGAGGTTCACCTTCTTGGGAAACTGGTCGTTGTTGAAGTCCTGCGACAGCTTGAAGACAGCTACAGGGACAGCTTCAGGGACCTCGCTAAACACCGACATAGCTGCTGTTTATTTGCAGACAGAAGCGAGAAGCAGCTAACAGGCTGATGAGAGAGGCTGAGAGAGGACTATCACCTTCAACTTGGATTTAGAGGATGTAAAGTGGGCGTGAGCGGATCGACCAATAGAAAGCTGGATGTGTCTgaccagccaatcacagctctgATCCTagtcaggtcaaaggtcaagacaACACACGCGCAGAGGCTGTGGACCAATGAATACCTCTGTAGCATGACTGACACTGATCACGCCGCCTAGCAGTGAAAGTAGGTGGTTCAGGATTTTACTGCAATAAAGAAAATAGCCACAAGGTGGAGCCACAGCCTCGTTAAAGATTATATCAGGAGCTTCCCAGTAGGAACTGACAAAAACTAGGCTGCTGATGGCATGagttttatttctgcacagcaGTGTCTTCCATTTTATAGGTAAAATAACAGATTAAAATGACTCAGACAATATCTGCCAGACAGTGCCAGCTCTGTCTCAGAGGCTGTACGACCATTAAATAAACGTACATTTTTTGAACCCCAACTGAACAGACAGCTGTTACGCTCGGGCTCGACACTGTTTGAGTAAGTGCATGTAAGGGATGTCTAAATGAGTATGTGCAAGCATCTTCATCTGTCCTGTCCTGAGGGCCTCGGCTGAGCTGTGGTGTAAACACGCCGGCTCCTCTGTGCTCTCCCCGCAGCTGTCTGCAGGAGCTGAAGTGGTTGATAAATGAGGGCCACTCCAGCCTGCTCTCTCCTACCGGGATCGGGACGCTGTTGGAAAGCTTTTTGGCTACACTGGAGGCAGGAGTCGGCCTGTTTTGAGGCCTCAGTGCTGGCTTTTAATGTTTCTGTCTGGTAAAGAAGGGGCCACTGCATTGTTTGACCTAGTTTGTGTAGTTAAACTCAGTCATGGTGGAACACATTCAGACAGTACCATCTTCTAATAAgggttattataataaaatatgcattGATGCATCGTTAAAGATTGAAATACTGAACTGAATATAAAAGTGGTTCAAATTAGCTCCACTCccaccagctacaacattaaaatgctgcttacatgtCAATGAATCAGTAATAATAACTCTCTAATGTGATATACATAGTAATATCACACTCTGGAAGGGCATTCTGTATAACAAATACTTTTACTGTTGATACTTAGTCCATGCTTGCGCTTACACTGTCAATGAATAGGCTGTTGCATGGTCCAACCAAGTTTGTGTAGttaatagggatgcaccaatacccaTCCCTAGTAGTTAAAGCTGGACAAATCAATATTTATATACTAACAACGGGCCGAATGACTACTTGTAATGTGAAGCAGGTCACTCATAGTGACGAACGCGCTGAAAACTATCAtccaactctgcagttcccctcagctttgTGAGTGTTTTggcgtctttcagctcattgttttggttttatatgGCTCGAAACTTTACTGTCTGGGTTCAGTCTCACCGCTATTATTACCTCCTCTGCACCAAACAGTAGACAGACAAAGTTACAGCAGCGAGTAGtcggtgaacacagtggagcatatAGTAGCTAAAGAGGCTGATAAtgttttctcaggagttggtggagaccggCAGAACGAAGaaagagagtaaatattggatTAGCAGTTGTCAGGTGAGCAGAAAATACAACAGCTAATGAGTGCTTATGTTGCTCCGTGTTTACTGGATGTGTTATTAGGCAAATGTTTGTACTGTTACGAGGTGATAATACACCAATCTTTACATCTTGTTCCCTTTTCTCCCAATTGAACAAAAAATGAATACTGTGAATtagtgttgtcacaatactGGAATTCCTAACTTTCTAACAATACCTTGAATATTGATATTCAATACCATTTTCGATACCATGGGGAAAAACTGACAAAACATTGAGGGCATAAAATTTTAGATCTTTATTAAAACGTAAGTACTAAATAGcggtgtgtgtgtcaactaactgtcagagaaaagagagagcagaaagtgcagccaaaaaaatgcagaaaattggTATTGAAACCGTTTGTGGAAAACATCAATGGGTACTAAATCAttaattaaaggaccagtgtgtaacaattagggggatctattggcagaaatggaagatACTATcaatatgtatgttttctttagtgtattatcacctgataataagaatcgttgttttcgttaccttagaacgAGCCGTTgttatctacatagggagagggtcctctccacagagtacgtcatgttgcaccgccatgtttctacattagcccagaacaggaaaaaaacaaaccaagttAACTTGGGCcagcttgggccggagtcaatatCATTACTCGCTCCCTTCGCCGCTACTCTttttctcttgcttcaccactcactttccacgtacacacacacacacacacacacacacacacacacacacacacacactctacgcactggctctgctccaaatgactcATCCTATTCGCGTTTTCGCATCGgtcaccgtagctctccaacatgctcggcacacgggagaggcttcagttggttgcaatctcctgaCCTCAACGCTAGGTACCGCCAGATGCAACAGACTGGACCTTTAAGGCTTTATAGCTCAGTAATACACTATTAATAAGGTCAACTTGTTTAggttgttaatgttaataaactGACCTTGATCCAGATGCTCTGAAGCTTTATTATGGTGTGGTCTTCCTGATGAACTAAAGAGCTAAAAGGACAAAACAGGTGATGCTTTTCAAGGATATACACTGGCCAGATATATATCTCAATGTGGTAACCCAAAAGTGGCTTATTTCTGATTATAAAATCATGAATAGATTATTTATAAACCATTAATAAAGCATCACTTAGTGTATACTTAACAAACGTGGTTCAAGTAATCCTATTACCGGTTATCACAGAACACAGTTACTATTTCCCCCTCCTGTTTTGTACCAGATGTTACTCACTTTCCCCATACCTGGTACCACCCCCATTCATCTACTCGCTTCACTTTGACAGTAGATGTTTTCATTCTTTCCGACCAGGTGAGGGTGTCTCGTATGTTAGCTATCACTGTCAGCCCTGCAATTATGGGATTTGAGCTCCCAGAACAAGGCTCGGGGGCCCAGGGCAGGGTTTGGTGTGTGCGTAGCGGGGAGGCCCTGGGACCACGGTCTGCGCTGTGATGTGAAGTGTGATTCAGAGCACGGAGTGACAGCAGCAGCCTCTGGCAAGACAGTGCCCACAGGGGGAGTGTGTCACATCTAGATCAATGAGTGTAGTCAGACAAACATTCACAGGCACCTTCTCTGCAATTCCTTGACATTGATATGTGGAACATTTATTTTGGCACCCGGCAACGTAATG encodes:
- the got1 gene encoding aspartate aminotransferase, cytoplasmic, with amino-acid sequence MSVFSEVPEAVPVAVFKLSQDFNNDQFPKKVNLGVGAYRTDEGKPWVLPVVKKVEKVIVHDDSLNHEYLPILGLPDFRSSASKIALGDDSPAIQENRVGAVQCLGGTGALKMGAEFLRRFYNGNNNTKTPIYVSAPTWENHNAVFANAGFEDVRPYKYWDAEKRGLDSAGFLGDLESCPERSVFVLHACAHNPTGTDPTQEQWMQIAEIMMRRKLFVFFDSAYQGFASGNLDKDAWAVRYFVSMGFEMFCAQSFSKNFGLYNERVGNLTVVARDADNLKRILSQMEKIVRTTWSNPPSQGARVVAITLNSPQLFTEWKDNVKTMADRVLLMRAQLKAKLQAQGTPGTWDHITEQIGMFSFTGLNPKQVEYMVKEKHIYLMASGRINMCGLTTKNIDYVAESIHEAVTMVQ